The Fusobacterium necrophorum subsp. necrophorum genome has a window encoding:
- the ychF gene encoding redox-regulated ATPase YchF: protein MIGIGIVGLPNVGKSTLFNAITKAGAAEAANYPFCTIEPNVGMVTVPDERLQALAEIIQPQRIVAATVEFVDIAGLVKGAAQGEGLGNKFLSNIRSTAAICQVVRCFEDENVVHVDGSVDPIRDIEVINTELIFADLETVDKAMEKHKKLAQNKIKESVELMSVLPKAKAHLENFQLLKTFSFTEAEKALLKNYQLLTLKPMIFAANVAEDDLAEGNSYVEKVKEYAEKMGSEVVIVSAKVEAELQEMDEESRQEFLESLGVKEAGLNRLIRAGFKLLGLQTYFTAGVKEVRAWTIHIGDTAPKAAGEIHTDFEKGFIRAKVVSYQDFIQYKGWKGAQEVGVLRLEGKEYTVQDGDLMEFLFNV, encoded by the coding sequence ATGATAGGAATTGGAATTGTAGGTTTGCCAAATGTTGGGAAATCTACTTTATTTAATGCAATTACAAAAGCGGGAGCGGCGGAAGCGGCAAACTATCCCTTTTGTACGATAGAACCAAATGTCGGAATGGTAACCGTTCCGGATGAAAGACTGCAAGCTTTGGCGGAGATCATTCAACCGCAGAGAATCGTAGCGGCGACGGTAGAATTCGTGGATATTGCAGGACTTGTGAAAGGAGCGGCTCAAGGAGAGGGCTTGGGAAATAAATTTCTATCCAATATTCGTTCTACAGCAGCTATTTGTCAAGTAGTAAGATGTTTTGAAGATGAGAATGTGGTACACGTAGACGGTTCTGTCGATCCGATTCGAGATATTGAGGTTATCAACACGGAATTGATTTTTGCGGATTTGGAAACGGTGGATAAAGCAATGGAAAAACACAAAAAATTAGCTCAGAATAAAATAAAAGAATCTGTGGAATTGATGTCGGTACTTCCTAAGGCGAAGGCACATTTGGAAAATTTTCAACTGTTGAAGACCTTTTCTTTCACGGAAGCGGAGAAGGCTCTCTTGAAAAATTATCAACTTTTAACTCTAAAACCTATGATTTTTGCCGCAAATGTCGCAGAAGACGATTTGGCGGAGGGAAATTCCTATGTGGAAAAAGTAAAGGAGTATGCAGAAAAAATGGGATCGGAAGTGGTCATTGTATCTGCGAAAGTGGAAGCGGAATTGCAAGAAATGGATGAAGAAAGCAGACAGGAATTTTTGGAATCCTTAGGAGTGAAAGAAGCGGGATTAAATCGTCTGATTCGAGCCGGATTTAAACTTTTAGGTCTACAAACTTATTTTACGGCGGGAGTCAAGGAAGTCAGAGCGTGGACCATTCATATTGGAGATACGGCTCCAAAGGCTGCGGGGGAAATTCATACAGATTTTGAAAAAGGATTTATTCGAGCGAAAGTGGTATCTTATCAAGATTTTATTCAATACAAAGGTTGGAAGGGTGCACAGGAAGTTGGAGTTCTTCGATTGGAAGGAAAAGAGTATACGGTACAAGACGGAGATTTGATGGAATTTTTATTCAATGTTTAA
- the rpmF gene encoding 50S ribosomal protein L32 — protein sequence MAVPKKKTSKAKKNMRRSHHALAGISLSICSKCGAPKRQHRVCLECGDYNGKQVLAAKAE from the coding sequence ATGGCAGTACCTAAGAAAAAGACTTCAAAGGCAAAAAAGAACATGAGAAGATCTCATCATGCATTGGCAGGAATCAGCTTATCTATTTGTAGTAAATGTGGAGCACCTAAGAGACAACATAGAGTTTGTTTGGAATGTGGAGATTACAACGGAAAACAAGTTCTTGCAGCAAAAGCAGAATAA
- the plsX gene encoding phosphate acyltransferase PlsX yields MKIALDAMSGDYAPHFTIEGAVLFTKEITETEIILVGKEEVIEEELKKYKYDRSRIQVYNAREVVEMTDHPIEAIKTKKDSSMNVALDLVKQGKASACVSSGNTGALLSASQLKLKRIKGVLRPAIASVFPSKHGQIVMLDLGATSDCKAEYLNQFSSLASKYAELLLGIEKPRVGLLNIGEEVGKGNELTREAYTLLQQNKSIHFIGNIEATQMLEGGVDVVVTDGFTGNMVLKTAEGTAKLITSFLKEMIRESILSKIGALFLRKTFMHLKEKMDSSEYGGAIFLGLHNISIKAHGNSNANGIKNALKVADKFSKINLIEQLKKVIEEETN; encoded by the coding sequence ATGAAGATTGCGTTAGATGCTATGAGTGGAGATTATGCTCCCCATTTCACAATAGAGGGAGCAGTGTTATTTACAAAGGAGATAACAGAAACGGAAATTATTTTAGTGGGCAAAGAAGAAGTGATTGAAGAAGAACTGAAAAAATACAAGTATGACAGAAGCAGAATTCAGGTGTATAATGCCAGAGAAGTCGTAGAAATGACGGATCACCCGATAGAAGCGATAAAAACAAAGAAAGATTCTTCTATGAATGTTGCTTTGGATTTGGTAAAACAGGGAAAGGCGAGTGCCTGTGTTTCTTCCGGAAATACAGGAGCTCTTTTGAGTGCAAGTCAATTGAAATTAAAAAGAATCAAAGGAGTATTACGACCTGCCATCGCTTCTGTATTTCCTTCCAAACATGGACAGATTGTGATGTTGGATTTGGGAGCGACTTCGGATTGCAAGGCGGAATATTTAAATCAATTTTCCAGCTTGGCTTCCAAATATGCAGAATTACTATTGGGAATTGAGAAACCCAGAGTCGGACTTTTGAATATTGGGGAAGAAGTGGGAAAGGGAAATGAGTTAACACGAGAAGCTTATACTTTGTTGCAACAAAATAAAAGCATTCACTTTATCGGAAATATTGAGGCAACTCAAATGTTGGAAGGAGGAGTGGATGTTGTTGTCACAGACGGATTTACCGGAAATATGGTATTAAAAACAGCAGAAGGGACTGCAAAATTGATTACCTCCTTTTTAAAAGAGATGATACGGGAAAGTATTTTATCCAAAATCGGGGCTTTATTCTTACGGAAAACCTTTATGCATTTGAAAGAGAAAATGGATTCTTCGGAGTATGGTGGAGCAATTTTCTTAGGTTTACATAATATTTCTATCAAAGCACATGGAAATTCAAATGCGAATGGAATTAAAAATGCCTTGAAAGTAGCGGATAAATTTAGTAAAATAAATTTGATAGAACAACTAAAGAAAGTAATAGAGGAGGAAACAAATTGA
- a CDS encoding beta-ketoacyl-ACP synthase III: protein MKSVGIKGLSSYVPERIMTNFEFEKIIDTSDEWIRTRTGIEERRFASPEQATSDLCYEATQKLLATMKMDPQEIDFIMVCTCTPDYPVPSTACVLQSKLNLLGVPAVDINAACSGFMYGLAMATSMVQTGLYKNVLVIGAETLSRIMDMQDRNTCVLFGDGAAAAIIGEVEEGSGILATHLGAEGEDEGILQIPGGGSRYPSTLESVHAKKQFVQMKGQNVYKFAVHALPEATLAALKKAKVEASQVARFFPHQANLRIIEAAAKRMNVSSDKFHVNLHKVGNTSAASVGLALADALEKGMVKKGDYIALTGFGAGLTYGSVVMKWAY, encoded by the coding sequence TTGAAAAGTGTAGGAATCAAAGGTTTGAGTTCTTATGTTCCGGAAAGAATTATGACAAATTTTGAATTTGAAAAAATAATAGATACTTCAGATGAATGGATTCGAACAAGAACAGGAATTGAAGAGAGAAGATTTGCTTCTCCTGAACAGGCAACCTCAGATTTATGTTATGAGGCAACACAAAAATTATTGGCAACCATGAAAATGGATCCTCAAGAAATCGATTTTATTATGGTATGTACCTGTACTCCGGATTATCCGGTTCCCAGTACAGCCTGTGTCTTACAAAGTAAATTAAATTTATTGGGAGTTCCGGCAGTTGATATCAATGCAGCTTGTAGTGGATTTATGTATGGACTGGCAATGGCAACCTCTATGGTACAAACCGGATTATACAAAAATGTTTTGGTAATTGGGGCGGAAACTTTATCCAGAATTATGGATATGCAAGATAGAAATACCTGTGTATTATTTGGAGATGGGGCTGCTGCCGCCATCATAGGAGAAGTGGAAGAAGGGAGCGGTATTTTAGCGACTCATTTGGGAGCAGAGGGAGAAGATGAGGGAATTCTTCAAATTCCCGGAGGAGGATCCAGGTATCCTTCTACTTTAGAGAGTGTCCATGCCAAGAAACAATTTGTGCAAATGAAAGGACAAAATGTCTATAAATTTGCAGTGCATGCTTTGCCGGAAGCGACTTTGGCTGCTTTGAAGAAGGCAAAGGTGGAAGCTTCTCAAGTGGCACGTTTCTTTCCACATCAGGCAAATTTGAGAATTATTGAAGCGGCGGCAAAACGAATGAATGTGTCTTCGGATAAATTTCATGTCAATTTACATAAGGTAGGAAATACTTCCGCCGCTTCCGTCGGATTGGCACTTGCCGATGCTTTGGAAAAAGGAATGGTAAAAAAAGGAGATTATATTGCTCTGACAGGATTCGGAGCGGGCTTGACCTATGGTTCTGTTGTTATGAAATGGGCATATTAA
- the fabD gene encoding ACP S-malonyltransferase yields MGKVAFVFPGQGTQYVGMGKDLYEKSPKAKEVMDTMFQSLDFDLKSIMFEGTAEDLKQTKYTQPAIVAFSLTLLELVKEKGIKADYVAGHSVGEYAAYGAAGMLSLEEAIRLTAARGQIMNDVSEKVKGTMAAVLGMSAEKIQEVLSRVEGVVEAVNFNEPNQTVIAGEKAAVEAACLALKEAGARRALPLAVSGPFHSSLMKEAGEKLKEEAEKYHFSMTDIGLVANTTAEVLTSVEEVKDEIYHQSFGPVYWVKTIEYLVAAGVDTIYEIGPGKVLSGLIKKINREITVKNIETLEEIENLM; encoded by the coding sequence ATGGGAAAAGTGGCTTTTGTTTTTCCGGGTCAGGGAACACAGTATGTTGGCATGGGAAAAGATTTATATGAAAAAAGTCCGAAAGCGAAAGAAGTAATGGATACAATGTTTCAAAGTTTAGACTTTGATTTGAAATCAATTATGTTTGAAGGAACTGCAGAAGATTTGAAACAAACGAAGTATACACAACCTGCGATTGTCGCTTTCAGTTTAACTTTACTGGAATTGGTAAAAGAAAAAGGGATAAAGGCGGATTATGTGGCAGGGCATTCAGTCGGAGAATATGCTGCCTATGGAGCTGCGGGAATGCTGTCTTTAGAGGAAGCGATTCGTTTAACTGCAGCCAGAGGGCAAATTATGAATGACGTTTCTGAAAAAGTAAAGGGAACAATGGCAGCGGTTTTGGGAATGTCAGCGGAGAAGATTCAAGAAGTTCTGTCTCGTGTCGAGGGAGTTGTGGAGGCCGTTAATTTCAATGAGCCGAATCAAACCGTCATTGCGGGAGAAAAAGCGGCGGTGGAAGCAGCTTGTCTGGCTTTGAAAGAAGCAGGAGCAAGAAGGGCACTTCCTTTAGCGGTTTCGGGTCCCTTTCATTCTTCTTTGATGAAAGAAGCGGGAGAAAAATTGAAAGAAGAAGCGGAAAAATATCATTTTTCTATGACGGATATTGGATTGGTTGCCAATACGACGGCAGAGGTTCTGACATCAGTAGAAGAAGTGAAAGATGAGATTTATCATCAAAGTTTCGGTCCTGTATATTGGGTAAAAACAATTGAGTATTTGGTAGCGGCAGGAGTGGATACAATTTATGAAATTGGTCCAGGAAAGGTATTATCTGGACTCATTAAGAAAATAAACAGAGAAATTACGGTAAAAAATATAGAAACACTTGAAGAAATTGAAAATCTAATGTAA
- a CDS encoding acyl carrier protein produces the protein MLDKIREIVVEQLGVEPEQVVMEASFTEDLGADSLDTVELIMAFEEEFGVEIPDTEAEKIKTIKDVVDYIEAHQ, from the coding sequence ATGTTAGATAAAATTAGAGAAATTGTAGTAGAACAATTAGGAGTAGAACCTGAACAAGTGGTAATGGAAGCTAGTTTCACAGAAGATTTAGGAGCAGATTCTTTGGATACGGTAGAATTGATTATGGCTTTCGAAGAAGAATTCGGAGTGGAAATTCCTGATACAGAAGCAGAAAAAATCAAAACAATCAAAGATGTCGTAGATTATATAGAAGCTCACCAATAA
- the fabF gene encoding beta-ketoacyl-ACP synthase II, whose product MKRVVVTGLGMISPLANNVEESWERLLNGECGILKIQSYDASEMPVQIAAEVKNFNPMDFGIEKKEVKKLARNTQFAIAASKMALEDSGLSLETMNPFDIGVVISSGIGGMEIFEEQHKNMLDKGIKRISPFTIPAMISNMAAGNVAIYLGLQGPNKSVVTACASGTNSIGEAFEEIKLGKAKVMLAGGTEAAITSFAQNAFANMKALSDTHNEEPQKASRPFSKDRDGFVMGEGAGILVLEELEHAKARGAKIYAEMVGYGSSCDAYHITAPYESGAAAAHAMTMAMEEAGVKPEEVQYINAHGTSTPANDKTETRAIKVAFGEEQAKKLWISSTKGALGHGLGAAGGLEGVILAKVLETGIVPPTINYETPDEECDLDYVPNVKREGDIQAAMSNSLGFGGHNAVILMKKYQA is encoded by the coding sequence ATGAAACGAGTTGTTGTAACCGGTTTAGGAATGATTTCTCCTTTGGCAAACAATGTGGAAGAGTCTTGGGAAAGATTACTAAATGGAGAATGTGGAATTTTGAAAATTCAATCTTATGATGCTTCGGAAATGCCTGTACAAATTGCGGCGGAAGTAAAAAATTTTAATCCTATGGACTTTGGAATTGAGAAAAAAGAAGTGAAAAAATTAGCAAGAAATACACAATTTGCGATTGCCGCTTCCAAAATGGCATTGGAAGACTCCGGATTATCTTTAGAAACAATGAACCCTTTTGATATTGGGGTCGTCATTTCTTCCGGGATTGGGGGAATGGAAATTTTTGAAGAACAACATAAAAATATGTTGGATAAAGGAATAAAAAGAATTTCTCCTTTTACCATTCCGGCGATGATTTCCAATATGGCAGCGGGAAATGTTGCGATTTATTTAGGCTTGCAAGGACCTAATAAATCCGTTGTGACAGCTTGTGCCTCCGGAACAAATTCCATCGGAGAAGCCTTTGAAGAAATCAAGCTTGGAAAGGCGAAAGTAATGTTGGCAGGAGGAACGGAAGCAGCGATTACTTCTTTTGCACAAAATGCTTTTGCCAATATGAAAGCTCTTTCGGATACACATAATGAAGAACCGCAGAAAGCATCCAGACCTTTCAGCAAGGATAGAGACGGTTTCGTGATGGGAGAAGGAGCGGGAATTTTAGTCTTGGAAGAGTTGGAACATGCAAAGGCGAGAGGGGCTAAAATCTATGCGGAAATGGTAGGATATGGAAGCAGTTGTGATGCCTATCATATCACAGCACCTTATGAAAGCGGAGCGGCTGCGGCTCACGCTATGACCATGGCAATGGAAGAAGCGGGAGTGAAGCCGGAAGAAGTGCAATATATCAATGCACATGGAACTTCCACTCCGGCAAATGATAAAACCGAGACCAGAGCTATCAAGGTTGCTTTTGGAGAAGAACAGGCAAAGAAACTTTGGATTTCTTCTACGAAGGGTGCCTTAGGACACGGTTTGGGGGCTGCAGGAGGATTGGAAGGAGTTATTCTTGCCAAAGTGTTGGAAACAGGTATCGTACCTCCTACCATTAACTATGAAACTCCGGATGAAGAATGTGATTTGGATTATGTTCCGAATGTGAAGAGAGAAGGAGATATTCAAGCGGCAATGTCGAATTCTTTAGGTTTCGGAGGGCATAATGCAGTGATTTTGATGAAAAAATATCAAGCCTAG
- the rnc gene encoding ribonuclease III translates to MGRNLVDLEHNINYYFNDKNLLKNALIHRSFGNEHRTYKNINNERLELLGDAVLGLVVAEYLYQKYPKEKEGVLAKIKSMAVSEPVLSGVSRKLHIGDYLLLSKGEIVTGGRDRNSILGDAFEAILGAIYLDSGFFAAKEYVLFHLKEIIDHIDDFEEILDFKTILQEHCQKKFKEIPKYTLLREEGPDHRKLFEMQVQIQDKVARAKGNNKKIAEQKAAKKLCKEMGVSIL, encoded by the coding sequence GTGGGCAGAAATTTAGTAGACTTGGAACATAACATCAACTACTACTTCAATGATAAAAATCTTTTAAAGAATGCTCTCATTCATCGTTCTTTCGGAAATGAGCACAGAACTTACAAAAATATTAACAATGAAAGACTGGAACTGCTGGGAGATGCAGTTCTGGGTCTTGTCGTTGCCGAATATCTATATCAGAAATATCCGAAAGAAAAAGAGGGAGTATTGGCAAAAATTAAATCTATGGCTGTCAGCGAACCCGTGTTATCCGGTGTGTCGAGAAAGCTGCATATAGGAGATTATCTCCTGCTGAGCAAGGGAGAAATTGTGACAGGAGGAAGAGATCGAAATTCTATTTTAGGAGATGCCTTTGAGGCAATTTTAGGTGCTATTTATTTAGATAGCGGTTTTTTTGCCGCAAAAGAATATGTTCTCTTTCATTTGAAAGAAATTATCGACCACATTGATGATTTTGAAGAAATTTTGGATTTTAAAACGATATTACAGGAGCATTGTCAAAAAAAATTCAAAGAAATTCCAAAATATACTCTTTTGAGAGAAGAGGGACCGGACCATCGAAAATTGTTTGAAATGCAGGTGCAGATTCAAGATAAGGTTGCAAGAGCAAAGGGGAACAATAAAAAAATAGCGGAGCAAAAAGCGGCAAAGAAATTATGCAAAGAAATGGGAGTCAGTATTCTATGA